Proteins from one Gibbsiella quercinecans genomic window:
- a CDS encoding LysR family transcriptional regulator has protein sequence MDIKLLKAMAALADQGSYRLAAEVLCISQPALTKQIQLLELQFGFPVFIRGRHGATLTTGGQRLYARAKSLLGEYDALLLHAGYIAAGSAGELALGFGLSFFGLAPQVIMAFRERFPGVSIRLDDIPSDVQCADIRAGRLHAGFVRLPVVAPLDAVALLTEKLLLAVPAMPALAIPDNQPELAMAKHPLLQLAPHRGRGLATQINRFLASRAIAPAVGQYASDIHTLLALVAAGNGCALIPQGALSITPPGIRFVHLSGPHTSWQAGLAWNSEIRDPLRDNFIKTARQIAGELTPGRQDQ, from the coding sequence ATGGATATCAAGTTACTGAAGGCGATGGCGGCGTTGGCCGATCAGGGGAGCTATCGGCTTGCCGCCGAGGTGCTGTGCATTAGCCAGCCGGCATTGACCAAGCAAATCCAACTGCTTGAGCTACAGTTTGGGTTCCCGGTGTTTATTCGCGGGCGCCATGGCGCGACGCTGACGACGGGGGGCCAGCGCCTCTATGCCAGGGCAAAAAGCCTGCTGGGCGAGTACGATGCGTTGCTTCTTCATGCCGGCTATATTGCGGCAGGCAGCGCGGGGGAATTGGCGCTAGGGTTTGGGCTGTCTTTTTTTGGGCTGGCGCCGCAAGTGATTATGGCGTTTCGTGAGCGCTTTCCTGGCGTAAGTATCCGGCTGGATGATATACCCTCTGACGTGCAGTGCGCAGACATCCGCGCCGGCAGGCTCCATGCCGGTTTTGTCCGTTTGCCGGTGGTGGCGCCGCTGGATGCGGTAGCGCTATTAACCGAGAAACTTCTCCTGGCCGTGCCGGCCATGCCTGCGCTGGCGATCCCCGATAACCAACCTGAATTGGCCATGGCGAAGCACCCTTTGCTCCAGTTGGCGCCACACCGCGGGCGCGGGCTTGCCACGCAGATTAACCGCTTTCTGGCATCACGGGCTATCGCGCCGGCAGTGGGGCAATACGCCTCTGATATCCATACGCTGCTGGCATTGGTTGCCGCCGGTAATGGCTGTGCGCTGATCCCGCAAGGGGCGCTTTCTATCACGCCGCCGGGCATCAGGTTTGTGCACCTTAGCGGCCCCCACACATCCTGGCAGGCCGGCCTGGCCTGGAATAGCGAAATCCGCGATCCGTTAAGGGATAATTTTATTAAAACCGCGCGACAGATCGCCGGGGAACTGACGCCTGGCCGCCAGGATCAGTGA
- a CDS encoding VOC family protein: MRTQKRCMGYVAIVVDDYDRAIDYYTNKLGFTLVEDTPQPGKRWVVVTPNPESDCNLLLARASNPRQEAFIGNQCGGRVFLFLQTDDFWRDYHAMKANGVHFCEEPRQEEYGMVVVFEDIYGNRWDLYQNA, encoded by the coding sequence TTGAGAACGCAAAAAAGGTGCATGGGCTACGTGGCTATCGTTGTCGATGATTACGATCGGGCAATTGATTACTACACCAATAAACTGGGGTTCACGTTGGTGGAAGATACGCCACAGCCGGGGAAACGTTGGGTGGTGGTAACGCCGAACCCGGAAAGCGACTGTAATCTTCTGCTTGCCAGGGCATCTAACCCACGGCAAGAGGCTTTTATTGGCAACCAGTGCGGCGGTCGGGTGTTTCTATTTCTGCAAACGGATGATTTCTGGCGTGATTACCACGCCATGAAAGCGAACGGCGTACATTTTTGCGAAGAGCCCCGTCAGGAAGAATATGGCATGGTCGTGGTATTTGAAGATATCTATGGCAACCGCTGGGATTTATACCAGAATGCCTAA
- a CDS encoding helix-turn-helix domain-containing protein: MTSPIVAVVAFDHISPFHLSVPCLVFGDERRNGNRPWFRLHVCAAETGPLQTTAGFTVSCSEGLAALASTDMVVVPSWRDVNETPPEALLDALRQAHMRGARIVGLCLGAYVLAAAGLLAGRKATTHWAWAEDFTRRYPDTALDASVLYVEDGNVMTSAGVAAGIDCCLHIVRQHYGHEVANQVARRLVVPPHREGLQAQFIEQPVPKQLTDKRMAELLDWLRANLQQPHPIDAVADRLALSRRTFTRRFKRLTGMTLGEWLLQERIALAQRRLETSTAPVEAISAECGFGSGAVMRQHFAHRLKVTPSAYRRAFQERPLATLTEKDD, from the coding sequence ATGACTTCACCCATCGTTGCCGTCGTCGCCTTCGACCATATCAGCCCGTTTCATCTCTCTGTGCCTTGCCTGGTGTTTGGCGATGAACGGCGGAACGGCAACCGCCCCTGGTTCAGGCTGCATGTCTGCGCAGCGGAAACTGGCCCGTTGCAAACCACGGCGGGTTTCACAGTGAGCTGCTCCGAAGGGTTAGCCGCGCTGGCGTCGACGGATATGGTGGTCGTCCCCAGTTGGCGCGACGTTAACGAAACCCCGCCGGAGGCTTTGCTGGATGCGCTGCGCCAGGCGCATATGCGCGGCGCACGCATTGTCGGGCTGTGCCTGGGCGCCTACGTATTGGCGGCCGCCGGCCTGCTCGCCGGGCGTAAAGCCACCACCCACTGGGCATGGGCCGAAGATTTCACCCGCCGCTACCCGGATACCGCGCTTGATGCCAGCGTGCTGTATGTGGAAGACGGTAACGTGATGACATCAGCCGGCGTGGCCGCCGGTATCGACTGTTGCCTGCATATCGTGCGCCAGCACTATGGCCATGAGGTGGCCAATCAGGTAGCGCGGCGCCTGGTGGTGCCGCCGCACCGCGAGGGGCTACAGGCCCAGTTCATTGAACAACCGGTGCCAAAGCAACTGACCGATAAGCGCATGGCCGAACTGCTGGATTGGCTGCGGGCCAATCTTCAGCAGCCGCACCCGATTGACGCCGTGGCCGACCGTCTTGCCCTGAGCCGGCGAACCTTCACCCGCAGATTCAAACGGTTGACCGGAATGACGCTCGGCGAATGGCTGCTGCAGGAACGCATCGCTCTGGCGCAACGGCGCCTGGAAACGTCTACGGCTCCGGTTGAGGCGATTTCCGCAGAGTGCGGTTTTGGCTCCGGCGCCGTCATGCGCCAGCACTTTGCACACCGATTAAAAGTCACCCCTTCCGCCTACCGCCGCGCATTCCAGGAGCGGCCGTTGGCAACGCTGACGGAAAAAGACGATTGA
- the idnK gene encoding gluconokinase, which translates to MAGESYILMGVSGSGKSLIGKKLADELGAKFIDGDDLHPARNIDKMSQGIPLTDEDRLPWLARLNDASYSLFKKNEMGFIVCSSLKRSYRDVLRKGSPHIVFLWLDGDYHVILNRMADRTGHFMPVELLKNQFEVLERPDATERDVIRINVNEGIEQVIRQCENAIASIKQAREAGPAVGREHANP; encoded by the coding sequence ATGGCGGGTGAAAGCTATATTTTGATGGGCGTTTCAGGAAGTGGTAAATCGTTGATCGGGAAAAAGTTAGCAGATGAACTCGGTGCCAAATTCATAGACGGCGACGATCTGCATCCTGCCCGCAACATTGACAAGATGTCGCAAGGGATCCCGTTAACTGACGAAGACCGGTTGCCATGGCTTGCAAGGCTTAATGACGCCTCTTACAGCCTTTTTAAAAAAAATGAAATGGGCTTTATCGTTTGTTCTTCGCTTAAAAGAAGCTATCGCGACGTTCTCAGAAAAGGCAGCCCTCATATCGTTTTCCTGTGGCTGGACGGCGATTACCACGTCATTCTTAATCGCATGGCCGATCGTACCGGGCATTTTATGCCGGTAGAACTGCTGAAAAACCAATTTGAGGTGCTGGAGCGGCCGGATGCGACTGAACGCGATGTTATCCGCATCAACGTCAATGAGGGCATTGAACAGGTAATACGGCAATGTGAAAACGCCATCGCTTCGATTAAACAGGCCCGAGAAGCCGGCCCCGCGGTGGGCAGAGAGCATGCTAATCCGTAG
- a CDS encoding cysteine hydrolase family protein, with the protein MAACKRALIVIDVQNEYFTGDLPIEYPDRQVSLANIGRALDAAEANGIPVVIVQNFAPADSPLFARGSHGAQLHPQIANRPRALAIEKSMPSAFSGTGLGEWVAANGIDTLTVVGYMTQNCDDSTIKHALHAGLAVEFLSDATGAVSYANRAGSASAEEIHRVFSVVLQARFAAVLTTDEWLVVLQNGSQPVRETIYSSNQNARRTA; encoded by the coding sequence ATGGCCGCTTGCAAACGCGCGTTAATCGTCATTGACGTACAAAATGAATACTTCACGGGCGATCTGCCCATCGAATACCCCGATCGGCAGGTTTCACTCGCCAACATCGGCAGAGCACTGGATGCCGCCGAAGCGAATGGCATCCCGGTGGTGATTGTGCAGAACTTTGCGCCGGCAGATTCACCGCTGTTCGCTCGCGGATCGCACGGTGCGCAACTTCATCCACAGATAGCAAACCGCCCGCGTGCCCTGGCGATTGAGAAATCCATGCCCAGCGCGTTCTCGGGCACCGGATTGGGGGAGTGGGTGGCCGCCAATGGCATTGATACGCTCACGGTGGTTGGTTATATGACGCAAAACTGCGACGACTCCACCATCAAACACGCGTTGCATGCCGGGCTGGCGGTTGAGTTTCTAAGCGATGCAACGGGAGCGGTGTCTTACGCAAACCGCGCGGGCAGCGCCAGCGCTGAAGAGATTCATCGGGTATTTTCCGTTGTGCTGCAGGCGCGCTTTGCGGCGGTGCTGACCACGGATGAATGGTTGGTCGTGCTGCAAAACGGCAGCCAGCCGGTGCGCGAAACTATCTATAGTTCGAATCAAAACGCGCGCCGTACGGCCTAA
- a CDS encoding glutathione S-transferase family protein — MLTIWGRKTSSNVQALMWCVGELGLPYKRLDIGHKYGGNDTPAFLAMNPNGTVPVLKDGEDEALWETGAILRYLATRYATGAFWPAQPQERARVDKWAEWAKLNIALNFTAPVFWRVARTASRDRDAAAIQAALATLHAKMDIAESLLAQQAFLAGEQLTLADIQFGHILYRYFDIDIARPAFPAIRAYYERLTQRPAFAEHVMVSYDELKVT, encoded by the coding sequence GTGTTGACAATATGGGGAAGAAAAACCTCTTCGAACGTGCAGGCGTTAATGTGGTGCGTCGGTGAATTAGGTTTGCCGTATAAACGCCTGGACATCGGGCATAAATACGGCGGCAACGATACGCCGGCCTTTCTTGCCATGAACCCTAACGGCACGGTGCCGGTACTTAAAGACGGAGAGGATGAAGCCCTTTGGGAAACCGGGGCGATTCTGCGTTACCTCGCCACCCGTTATGCCACCGGCGCCTTCTGGCCGGCACAGCCGCAGGAACGTGCCAGGGTGGATAAATGGGCCGAATGGGCCAAACTGAACATCGCCCTTAACTTTACCGCGCCCGTGTTCTGGCGCGTTGCCAGAACCGCCAGCCGGGATCGCGATGCCGCCGCCATCCAGGCGGCCCTTGCGACTCTGCACGCCAAAATGGATATCGCCGAATCCCTGTTGGCGCAACAGGCATTTTTGGCCGGCGAGCAGCTCACGCTGGCAGACATACAGTTCGGGCATATTCTTTACCGCTATTTTGATATCGATATTGCCCGGCCCGCCTTCCCCGCTATTCGCGCTTATTATGAAAGGCTGACGCAGCGGCCGGCATTTGCCGAGCACGTAATGGTTTCCTATGACGAATTAAAAGTCACGTGA
- a CDS encoding nitrilase family protein has product MKTDLRVATVQFQHKAGDKAYNLATMENFIHQAAKEQVKILAFPEMCLTGYWHVPKLPAHAVRALAEPVATSAAIGQVAHLAQAYDMAIGVGLMEEAEDGRLYNAYVVCMPDGTKHVHRKIHAFEHPEFSKGERFTVFDSPWGARIGILICWDNNLVENARAMALLGTEILIAPHQTGGTHSRSPYGMKPIPKALWENRHRDPQSLRAAFAGENGRGWLMRWLPSRAHDNGMFILFSNGVGLDDDEIRTGNAMIIDPYGRIVAESEAITDDMVTCSIDLSLIPLSTGRRWIYGRRPELYGLLTQKQGYERDAHDARFSDEPTAISKK; this is encoded by the coding sequence ATGAAGACAGATCTGCGTGTGGCCACCGTGCAGTTCCAGCACAAGGCCGGCGATAAAGCGTATAACCTCGCCACCATGGAAAATTTCATTCACCAGGCCGCCAAAGAGCAGGTAAAAATACTGGCGTTCCCCGAGATGTGCCTGACAGGCTACTGGCATGTGCCCAAATTACCTGCGCACGCCGTCCGGGCCCTTGCCGAGCCGGTGGCCACAAGCGCGGCGATCGGCCAGGTTGCGCACCTGGCGCAAGCTTACGATATGGCCATCGGCGTTGGCCTGATGGAAGAAGCGGAAGATGGCCGTTTATATAACGCCTACGTGGTCTGTATGCCCGACGGCACAAAGCACGTCCACCGCAAAATCCATGCGTTTGAACACCCCGAATTTTCAAAAGGCGAGCGGTTCACCGTTTTTGATTCGCCCTGGGGAGCACGCATTGGCATATTGATTTGCTGGGATAACAACCTGGTTGAGAACGCACGGGCAATGGCGCTGCTGGGCACAGAGATCCTGATTGCGCCGCACCAAACCGGCGGCACTCATTCCCGTAGCCCGTACGGTATGAAGCCGATCCCAAAAGCCCTGTGGGAAAACCGCCATCGCGATCCGCAAAGCCTGCGCGCGGCGTTTGCCGGGGAAAATGGCCGAGGGTGGCTGATGCGCTGGCTGCCCTCACGCGCCCATGACAACGGGATGTTTATCTTATTCAGCAACGGCGTGGGCCTGGATGATGATGAAATACGCACCGGCAATGCGATGATCATCGATCCTTATGGCCGTATCGTGGCCGAAAGCGAGGCGATTACGGATGATATGGTGACATGCAGCATCGATCTCTCGCTAATCCCCCTAAGCACCGGCCGCCGTTGGATATATGGCCGCCGGCCGGAGCTTTATGGGCTACTGACGCAAAAGCAGGGCTATGAGCGTGATGCGCACGATGCCCGCTTCTCTGATGAGCCTACTGCTATCAGTAAAAAATAA